In a single window of the Natrialba magadii ATCC 43099 genome:
- the ppsA gene encoding pyruvate, water dikinase — protein MEANTFSRWLDDVSSADSGAVGGKSANLGELATLDVPVLPGFTTTATAYEYYIEQTGIQEAIDSELAGLDVEDVADLQQRGERIRSLISDAEMPAELASAMVDRYDALAAQLEIDDPEVAVRSSATAEDLPDASFAGQQETFLNVAGTTELLESLKYCFASLFTDRAIVYRETNDFDHLDVKLACTVQKMGRADLASSGVLFTLDPDTGFENVVVIEAAYGFGEPVVQGVVDPDRYVVFKPTNGIVEKELGGKTQRMVRRNGGTKLESVPDEDQDEFALSDDRIRELATYATRIEDHFDTPQDIEWLVDGDLDELFVVQARPETVHGAAEGNVIRTYSMTESADEILDGIAIGNAVASGAVRVLQDHREMDRVEDGDILVTEMTDPDWVPVMKKASAIVTDRGGKTSHAAIVSRELGVPAIVRTGNATATLSNGDPVTVDCSTDIGRVYESELEYEVREEVVDDLPETDTEVKLILGDPARAFALANLPVDGVGLAREEFIVTSHVGYHPLELLERGEEERFVDALQTGIAKIGAAFYPDDVLFRLSDFKTDEYRNLEGGWKYEPEEDNPMIGWRGASRYYDEAFREAFRLECEALRRVREDVGLDNVTVMVPFCRTPEEGERVLELMAEYGLPPEEMDVYVMAELPSNIVLADRFSELFDGFSIGSNDLTQLTLGVDRNSEQLAPLFDEADDSVTRSISSLIETAHSHDRPVGICGDAPSTIPEYVEFLLEEDIDSISVSPDVAIETLLTVAEFEDRDS, from the coding sequence ATGGAAGCAAACACGTTCAGCCGATGGTTAGACGACGTCAGTAGCGCCGATTCGGGAGCCGTCGGTGGAAAGAGCGCGAACCTTGGCGAACTCGCCACCCTCGACGTTCCCGTCTTACCGGGGTTCACCACGACTGCTACCGCGTACGAGTATTACATCGAGCAGACGGGTATCCAGGAGGCCATCGACTCGGAACTGGCCGGACTCGACGTCGAAGACGTCGCGGATCTGCAACAGCGTGGGGAGCGAATTCGAAGCCTCATTTCGGATGCCGAGATGCCCGCAGAGCTAGCGTCTGCGATGGTCGACCGGTACGACGCGCTGGCAGCTCAGCTGGAGATCGACGATCCCGAGGTTGCCGTCAGAAGCTCTGCGACCGCTGAAGACCTGCCAGATGCGTCTTTCGCGGGCCAACAGGAGACGTTCCTGAACGTCGCCGGGACGACGGAGCTACTCGAGTCGCTCAAATACTGCTTCGCGTCGCTGTTTACCGACCGGGCGATCGTCTACCGCGAGACGAACGATTTCGACCACCTCGACGTTAAACTCGCCTGTACAGTCCAGAAGATGGGGCGGGCGGATCTGGCGTCTTCGGGGGTGTTGTTCACCCTCGACCCAGACACCGGGTTCGAGAACGTCGTCGTGATCGAGGCGGCCTACGGGTTCGGCGAGCCCGTCGTTCAGGGGGTCGTCGACCCCGACAGGTACGTCGTCTTCAAGCCGACAAACGGCATCGTCGAGAAAGAACTGGGCGGGAAGACCCAGCGAATGGTCCGGCGCAACGGCGGCACCAAGCTGGAGTCGGTTCCCGACGAGGATCAGGACGAGTTCGCACTCTCGGACGACCGAATCCGAGAACTCGCGACGTACGCGACTCGTATCGAGGACCACTTCGACACCCCCCAGGACATCGAGTGGCTCGTCGACGGCGACCTCGACGAACTGTTCGTCGTCCAGGCCCGGCCCGAGACGGTCCACGGCGCGGCCGAAGGGAACGTCATCCGCACGTACAGCATGACGGAGAGCGCCGACGAAATTCTGGATGGGATCGCGATTGGCAACGCCGTGGCGAGCGGCGCTGTGCGCGTCCTCCAGGACCACCGGGAGATGGACCGCGTCGAGGACGGCGACATCCTCGTCACCGAGATGACGGACCCGGACTGGGTCCCCGTGATGAAGAAAGCGAGCGCAATCGTGACCGACCGCGGCGGCAAAACATCACACGCGGCGATCGTCTCCCGGGAACTCGGGGTCCCCGCAATCGTCCGAACCGGTAACGCGACAGCGACGCTGTCGAACGGCGACCCCGTGACGGTCGACTGCTCGACCGACATCGGCCGAGTCTACGAGAGTGAACTCGAGTACGAGGTCCGCGAGGAGGTGGTGGACGACCTCCCCGAGACGGATACCGAGGTCAAACTGATCCTCGGCGATCCGGCGCGGGCGTTCGCGCTCGCGAATCTCCCGGTCGACGGCGTCGGACTGGCGCGCGAGGAGTTCATCGTGACATCCCACGTCGGCTATCACCCCCTGGAACTGCTCGAGCGCGGCGAGGAGGAGCGCTTCGTCGACGCGTTGCAGACTGGTATCGCGAAGATCGGTGCCGCGTTCTATCCGGACGACGTTCTCTTTCGGCTCAGCGACTTCAAGACCGACGAGTACCGCAACCTGGAGGGTGGGTGGAAGTACGAACCGGAGGAGGACAACCCGATGATCGGCTGGCGGGGGGCGTCTCGCTACTACGACGAGGCCTTTCGCGAAGCGTTCCGACTCGAGTGTGAGGCGCTCCGGCGGGTCCGCGAGGACGTCGGGCTGGACAACGTTACCGTGATGGTCCCGTTCTGTCGGACGCCCGAGGAGGGCGAGCGCGTCCTCGAACTGATGGCCGAGTACGGCCTGCCGCCGGAGGAGATGGACGTGTACGTGATGGCGGAACTGCCCTCGAACATTGTGCTCGCGGATCGGTTTTCCGAGCTGTTCGACGGTTTTTCGATCGGCTCGAACGACCTCACGCAGTTGACGCTGGGTGTCGACCGGAATTCGGAGCAACTCGCACCGCTGTTCGACGAGGCAGACGACTCGGTCACGCGATCGATCTCGTCGTTGATCGAGACGGCACACAGTCACGACCGACCGGTCGGTATCTGCGGCGACGCACCGTCGACGATTCCGGAGTACGTCGAGTTCCTGCTCGAGGAAGATATCGATTCGATTTCGGTGTCGCCGGACGTCGCTATCGAGACGCTGCTTACCGTTGCCGAGTTCGAGGATCGTGATTCGTGA